The Taeniopygia guttata chromosome 19, bTaeGut7.mat, whole genome shotgun sequence genome window below encodes:
- the DHX40 gene encoding probable ATP-dependent RNA helicase DHX40 isoform X1 → MDGPALPIRRSRRQLVEAVLEQPFLIVTGETGSGKSTQLPKYLYEAGLAKHGAIGVTQPRRVATVSVAQRVAEEMGCALGTLVGYQVRFDDCTSEDTAIRYMTDGCLLRQILTDPLLSKYSVIILDEAHERSLSTDILFGLLKKLFLQEKPAGRRTDMKVVVMSATLEVEKLSEFFGHCSVQHIPGRSYPVKEIFCNLLSPRDVGSSAYVTEAVKVTLDVHLNEPEGDILVFLTGQNEIERACDLLFKKAESIDYRYEVHDRAVEGLLILPLYGSMSTDQQKRIFLPAPRGIRKCVVSTNIAATSLTIEGVRYVVDSGFVKQLNHNPRVGLDILEVVPISKSEAKQRAGRAGRTSAGKSFGLYSREFWEQCMPQHTVPEIRRTSLTSVILTLKCLSVHDVIRFPYLDPPEERHILEALKELYQCNAIDRRGHVTRLGEFLVQFPLPPNLSCAVLKAASLDCEDLLLPIAAMLSVENVFIRPGDPQKQKEAELQHQELASQVGGCNDFATLLNIFEQCKASKSPSAWCQKYWIHWRAVKSAFSVERQLREITMKLKQLPDFPKETFEGSKTEILRRCLCAGYFINVARRSAARTFCTMDGHGSIVYIHPSSTLYNQETQLEWIIFHDVAVTSKIYVRTVCPVRYEWVRDLLPRLHQVDAYELSSVAREEVTEEEITKWQQREELKRQFEGVPENSARKMEKRNDDQSIQDARARYLQRKQQRAQALSGPEKETG, encoded by the exons ATGGACGGCCCCGCCCTGCCCatccgccgctcccgccgccagCTGGTGGAGGCCGTGCTGGAGCAGCCCTTCCTCATCGTCACCGGCGAGACGGGCAGCGGCAAAAGCACGCAGCTGCCCAAATACCTCTACGAGGCAG GCCTGGCCAAGCACGGTGCCATCGGTGTGACGCAGCCGCGGCGCGTGGCCACCGTGTCGGTGGCACAGAGGGTGGCCGAGGAGatgggctgtgccctggggactCTCGTGGGCTACCAGGTCCGCTTCGACGACTGCACCTCTGAG GACACTGCCATCAGGTACATGACTGATGGGTGCCTTCTGAGGCAAATCCTGACAGACCCCCTCCTCAGCAAGTACAGTGTCATCATTTTGGATGAAGCTCACGAGAGGAGCCTCAGCACC gATATTTTGTTTGGTCTGCTGAAGAAGCTGTTCCTGCAGGAGAAGCCAGCAGGCAGGAGGACAGACATGAAGGTGGTGGTGATGTCAGCCACCCTGGAGGTGGAGAAGCTCTCAGAGTTCTTTGGGCACTGCTCAGTGCAGCACATTCCAGGGAGAAGTTACCCTGTCAAGGAGATATTCTGCAacctgctgagccccagggatgtgggcagctctgcctatgtcacagag GCTGTGAAGGTCACTCTGGATGTTCACTTAAATGAGCCAGAGGGTGACATCCTGGTTTTCCTCACAG GGCAGAATGAGATAGAAAGAGCTTGTGATTTGCTTTTCAAGAAAGCAGAGTCCATCGATTACCGCTATGAGGTGCACGACCGGGCTGTGGAGGGGCTCCTCATCCTGCCTCTCTACGGCTCCATGTCCACAG ATCAACAGAAAAGGATATTTTTGCCAGCTCCCAGAGGCATCAGAAAATGTGTGGTCTCCACAAACATTGCTGCAACATCTCTGACCATTGAAGGAGTCAG ATATGTGGTGGACAGTGGCTTTGTGAAGCAGTTGAATCATAATCCCCGAGTTGGTTTGGACATCCTGGAGGTGGTTCCCATCTCAAA GAGTGAAGCCAAGCAGCGCGCCGGCCGCGCCGGCCGGACGTCGGCGGGGAAGAGCTTTGGATTGTACAGCAGGGAGTTCTGGGAGCAGTGCATGCCCCAACACACCGTGCCAGAGATCAGGAGGACCAGCCTGACATCTGTGATCCTCACCTTGAAGTGCCTTTCTGTGCACGATGTCATCAG GTTTCCCTATTTGGACCCTCCTGAGGAAAGACATATTTTGGAAGCTCTGAAGGAACTTTACCAGTGCAATGCTATTGACAG GAGAGGCCATGTGACAAGACTGGGAGAGTTCCTGGTGCAgtttcccctccctcccaacCTGTCCTGTGCTGTGCTAAAAGCTGCTTCCCTGGACTGTGAGGATCTCCTGCTTCCCATTGCAGCCATGCTGTCCGTGGAAAATGTCTTCATCCGTCCAG GTGATCCTCAGAAGCAAAAGGAGGCTGAGCTTCAACACCAGGAACTTGCCTCACAAGTGGGAGGATGCAATGACTTTGCAACcctcttaaatatttttgagcagTGCAAAGCAAG CAAGTCTCCTTCAGCCTGGTGCCAGAAATACTGGATCCATTGGAGAGCTGTGAAATCTGCTTTTAGTGTGGAAAGGCAGCTGCGGGAAATAACCATGAAACTGAAACAG ctgccAGACTTCCCTAAAGAGACATTTGAAGGCTCCAAAACTGAAATACTGAGAAGATGCTTATGTGCAGGATACTTCATCAACGTTGCTAGGAG atctgCAGCCAGGACATTCTGCACCATGGATGGACATGGCAGCATAGTCTACATCCACCCTTCATCCACA CTCTACAACCAGGAGACCCAGCTGGAGTGGATCATTTTCCACGACGTGGCCGTCACCTCCAAGATCTACGTGCGCACTGTGTGCCCCGTGCGCTACGAGTGGGTCAGGGAcctgctgcccaggctgcaccAGGTGGATGCCTATGAGCTGAGCAGTGTGGCCAGGGAGGAGGTGACTGAGGAGGAAATAACCAAGTGGCAGCAGAGGGAAG
- the DHX40 gene encoding probable ATP-dependent RNA helicase DHX40 isoform X2, which yields MDGPALPIRRSRRQLVEAVLEQPFLIVTGETGSGKSTQLPKYLYEAGLAKHGAIGVTQPRRVATVSVAQRVAEEMGCALGTLVGYQVRFDDCTSEDTAIRYMTDGCLLRQILTDPLLSKYSVIILDEAHERSLSTDILFGLLKKLFLQEKPAGRRTDMKVVVMSATLEVEKLSEFFGHCSVQHIPGRSYPVKEIFCNLLSPRDVGSSAYVTEAVKVTLDVHLNEPEGDILVFLTGQNEIERACDLLFKKAESIDYRYEVHDRAVEGLLILPLYGSMSTDQQKRIFLPAPRGIRKCVVSTNIAATSLTIEGVRYVVDSGFVKQLNHNPRVGLDILEVVPISKSEAKQRAGRAGRTSAGKSFGLYSREFWEQCMPQHTVPEIRRTSLTSVILTLKCLSVHDVIRFPYLDPPEERHILEALKELYQCNAIDRRGHVTRLGEFLVQFPLPPNLSCAVLKAASLDCEDLLLPIAAMLSVENVFIRPGDPQKQKEAELQHQELASQVGGCNDFATLLNIFEQCKASKSPSAWCQKYWIHWRAVKSAFSVERQLREITMKLKQLPDFPKETFEGSKTEILRRCLCAGYFINVARRSAARTFCTMDGHGSIVYIHPSSTLYNQETQLEWIIFHDVAVTSKIYVRTVCPVRYEWVRDLLPRLHQVDAYELSSVAREEVTEEEITKWQQREELKRQFGVPENSARKMEKRNDDQSIQDARARYLQRKQQRAQALSGPEKETG from the exons ATGGACGGCCCCGCCCTGCCCatccgccgctcccgccgccagCTGGTGGAGGCCGTGCTGGAGCAGCCCTTCCTCATCGTCACCGGCGAGACGGGCAGCGGCAAAAGCACGCAGCTGCCCAAATACCTCTACGAGGCAG GCCTGGCCAAGCACGGTGCCATCGGTGTGACGCAGCCGCGGCGCGTGGCCACCGTGTCGGTGGCACAGAGGGTGGCCGAGGAGatgggctgtgccctggggactCTCGTGGGCTACCAGGTCCGCTTCGACGACTGCACCTCTGAG GACACTGCCATCAGGTACATGACTGATGGGTGCCTTCTGAGGCAAATCCTGACAGACCCCCTCCTCAGCAAGTACAGTGTCATCATTTTGGATGAAGCTCACGAGAGGAGCCTCAGCACC gATATTTTGTTTGGTCTGCTGAAGAAGCTGTTCCTGCAGGAGAAGCCAGCAGGCAGGAGGACAGACATGAAGGTGGTGGTGATGTCAGCCACCCTGGAGGTGGAGAAGCTCTCAGAGTTCTTTGGGCACTGCTCAGTGCAGCACATTCCAGGGAGAAGTTACCCTGTCAAGGAGATATTCTGCAacctgctgagccccagggatgtgggcagctctgcctatgtcacagag GCTGTGAAGGTCACTCTGGATGTTCACTTAAATGAGCCAGAGGGTGACATCCTGGTTTTCCTCACAG GGCAGAATGAGATAGAAAGAGCTTGTGATTTGCTTTTCAAGAAAGCAGAGTCCATCGATTACCGCTATGAGGTGCACGACCGGGCTGTGGAGGGGCTCCTCATCCTGCCTCTCTACGGCTCCATGTCCACAG ATCAACAGAAAAGGATATTTTTGCCAGCTCCCAGAGGCATCAGAAAATGTGTGGTCTCCACAAACATTGCTGCAACATCTCTGACCATTGAAGGAGTCAG ATATGTGGTGGACAGTGGCTTTGTGAAGCAGTTGAATCATAATCCCCGAGTTGGTTTGGACATCCTGGAGGTGGTTCCCATCTCAAA GAGTGAAGCCAAGCAGCGCGCCGGCCGCGCCGGCCGGACGTCGGCGGGGAAGAGCTTTGGATTGTACAGCAGGGAGTTCTGGGAGCAGTGCATGCCCCAACACACCGTGCCAGAGATCAGGAGGACCAGCCTGACATCTGTGATCCTCACCTTGAAGTGCCTTTCTGTGCACGATGTCATCAG GTTTCCCTATTTGGACCCTCCTGAGGAAAGACATATTTTGGAAGCTCTGAAGGAACTTTACCAGTGCAATGCTATTGACAG GAGAGGCCATGTGACAAGACTGGGAGAGTTCCTGGTGCAgtttcccctccctcccaacCTGTCCTGTGCTGTGCTAAAAGCTGCTTCCCTGGACTGTGAGGATCTCCTGCTTCCCATTGCAGCCATGCTGTCCGTGGAAAATGTCTTCATCCGTCCAG GTGATCCTCAGAAGCAAAAGGAGGCTGAGCTTCAACACCAGGAACTTGCCTCACAAGTGGGAGGATGCAATGACTTTGCAACcctcttaaatatttttgagcagTGCAAAGCAAG CAAGTCTCCTTCAGCCTGGTGCCAGAAATACTGGATCCATTGGAGAGCTGTGAAATCTGCTTTTAGTGTGGAAAGGCAGCTGCGGGAAATAACCATGAAACTGAAACAG ctgccAGACTTCCCTAAAGAGACATTTGAAGGCTCCAAAACTGAAATACTGAGAAGATGCTTATGTGCAGGATACTTCATCAACGTTGCTAGGAG atctgCAGCCAGGACATTCTGCACCATGGATGGACATGGCAGCATAGTCTACATCCACCCTTCATCCACA CTCTACAACCAGGAGACCCAGCTGGAGTGGATCATTTTCCACGACGTGGCCGTCACCTCCAAGATCTACGTGCGCACTGTGTGCCCCGTGCGCTACGAGTGGGTCAGGGAcctgctgcccaggctgcaccAGGTGGATGCCTATGAGCTGAGCAGTGTGGCCAGGGAGGAGGTGACTGAGGAGGAAATAACCAAGTGGCAGCAGAGGGAAG